From Actinomyces slackii, a single genomic window includes:
- a CDS encoding helix-turn-helix transcriptional regulator, translated as MHNSRITTFPRPALGDLSARADLSAARRRVLEVVEASDESMTAVQVASALNLHHNTVREHLDSLVDAGFVTISTRPTGKRGRPALRYSSTAPDPRQVIDSYLLLLDAVAHTLGKGESAQSAALEIGRRWAELTPAVAQIVAITPAGSRERIMSLLPYLAMMGFAPEVKGEDVILRSCPLVTHGHTPDPLVCAMHEGFVRSAAETGRERVTQDGPEPAPLRIARSAGEGCQLQLHEVTSTAKAS; from the coding sequence ATGCACAACAGCCGTATCACTACGTTCCCCCGCCCTGCGCTGGGAGACCTGTCCGCCCGAGCCGACCTGTCCGCCGCCCGACGACGAGTCCTTGAGGTGGTTGAGGCCTCTGATGAGTCCATGACCGCCGTCCAGGTGGCCAGTGCCCTCAACCTCCACCACAACACGGTGCGCGAGCACCTGGACTCCCTGGTCGACGCCGGCTTCGTCACCATCTCGACCCGCCCCACCGGAAAGCGCGGCCGCCCTGCCCTGCGCTACTCCTCGACCGCGCCCGACCCCCGCCAGGTCATTGATTCCTACCTGCTCCTGCTGGATGCGGTGGCACACACGCTGGGCAAGGGCGAGTCCGCCCAGAGCGCGGCCCTGGAGATCGGCCGCCGCTGGGCCGAGCTGACCCCCGCCGTCGCCCAGATCGTCGCCATCACCCCGGCCGGATCACGCGAGCGCATCATGTCCCTCCTGCCCTACCTGGCCATGATGGGCTTCGCCCCCGAGGTCAAGGGCGAGGACGTCATCCTGCGCTCCTGTCCGCTCGTCACCCACGGCCACACCCCCGACCCCCTGGTGTGCGCCATGCACGAGGGCTTCGTGCGCTCGGCCGCCGAGACCGGCCGCGAGCGCGTCACGCAGGACGGGCCCGAGCCCGCTCCGCTGCGGATCGCCCGCTCGGCCGGCGAGGGCTGCCAGCTCCAGCTCCACGAGGTCACCTCCACCGCCAAGGCCAGCTGA
- a CDS encoding MogA/MoaB family molybdenum cofactor biosynthesis protein: MTENPAARPEGALEALPGRPRAEGPDAEKGLKPLPAPVAGAVITVSDRCAEGRREDLSGPLAVELLARHGVIAPGVVVVPDGVEPVREAIEAAVAGGARVVLTTGGTGVTPRDLTPEGTAPLLQARMEGLEAQIRAHGLTKTPLAGLSRGLVGVTSREAQGALVVNAPGSRGGVKDTVAVIGPLVPHVLEQLGGGDH, from the coding sequence ATGACTGAGAATCCCGCTGCGCGGCCTGAAGGGGCGCTCGAGGCCCTGCCCGGGCGGCCGCGCGCTGAGGGCCCCGATGCTGAGAAGGGCCTGAAGCCCCTGCCCGCCCCCGTGGCCGGCGCCGTCATCACCGTCTCGGACCGCTGCGCCGAGGGTCGGCGCGAGGATCTCTCCGGGCCGCTGGCCGTGGAGCTGCTGGCCCGGCACGGCGTCATCGCCCCCGGGGTCGTGGTCGTGCCCGACGGCGTCGAGCCCGTGCGCGAGGCGATCGAGGCGGCCGTGGCCGGCGGGGCGCGCGTGGTGCTGACCACCGGCGGCACCGGGGTGACCCCCCGGGATCTGACCCCGGAGGGCACGGCCCCGCTGCTCCAGGCGCGCATGGAGGGCCTGGAGGCTCAGATCCGCGCCCATGGGCTGACCAAGACCCCGCTGGCCGGGCTCTCGCGCGGCCTGGTGGGCGTGACCTCCCGGGAGGCGCAGGGGGCCCTGGTGGTCAATGCCCCGGGCTCTCGGGGAGGGGTCAAGGACACGGTGGCGGTGATCGGCCCCCTGGTGCCCCACGTCCTGGAGCAGCTCGGCGGCGGCGACCACTGA
- a CDS encoding DUF2249 domain-containing protein: protein MSESPDLIPITETSSSGHSCGCHEHASERLSLDARAIPHRLRHAAVIGAASSLGVGEGFDLVAPHVPTPLLAQIDQLPATFQHTLLEQSEGYARVEILRTA, encoded by the coding sequence ATGTCCGAGAGCCCCGACCTCATCCCCATCACTGAGACCTCCTCCTCGGGCCACTCCTGCGGCTGCCACGAGCACGCCTCGGAGCGCCTGAGCCTGGATGCTCGCGCCATCCCGCACCGCCTGCGCCACGCCGCCGTCATCGGCGCCGCCTCCTCCCTGGGAGTCGGCGAGGGCTTCGACCTGGTGGCGCCCCACGTGCCCACCCCGCTGCTGGCCCAGATCGACCAGCTGCCCGCCACCTTCCAGCACACCCTGCTGGAGCAGTCGGAGGGCTACGCGCGCGTCGAGATCCTGCGCACCGCCTGA
- a CDS encoding molybdopterin molybdotransferase MoeA, with translation MPQMLELENYVAQVLEGLAPLPPIEETLERAHGRVLAREAVAALDVPPWTNSAMDGYALRAKDTAGATPATPLTLPVTGDVPAGVGPSPLEPGTAQRIMTGAMLPPGADAVVKVEDTDQSPGPGPLPERVEIRAQAGQGLNVRRAGENLRAGEAVAPAGTLLSAATLSALASTGLSSVMVHPRVRVAVVSTGAELRGPGEALAPGTIPDSNSLLLAGLVAEHGGACTTTARSGDTAPQLADCLDRAAQGADVIITSGGVSAGAFDPLVMLAGEPSASVSLTLAKVAMQPGKPQAHGWVRAKDGRRVPLICLPGNPVSVLVSFATIVAPVLARLGGHDAVGRPDPADHADRTGRSGWAPGSRLRARAAAAWPMPSGRRQHVPVRFVPAPQGAEGTTGPPRQGAAAPLEADLWVAPTHRLDSGSHLVASLPAAQALAVVEAGTAAVSIGDELDLLALSAPARPLTIP, from the coding sequence ATGCCGCAGATGCTTGAGCTGGAGAACTACGTGGCCCAGGTCCTGGAGGGCCTGGCCCCCCTGCCCCCCATCGAGGAGACCCTGGAGCGCGCCCACGGCCGGGTCCTGGCGCGCGAGGCCGTCGCCGCCCTGGACGTGCCGCCCTGGACGAACTCGGCCATGGACGGCTACGCCCTGCGCGCCAAGGACACCGCCGGCGCCACCCCCGCCACGCCCCTGACCCTGCCCGTGACCGGGGATGTGCCCGCCGGCGTTGGCCCCTCCCCCCTTGAGCCCGGCACAGCCCAGCGGATCATGACCGGCGCGATGCTCCCGCCCGGAGCCGATGCCGTGGTCAAGGTCGAGGACACCGACCAGTCCCCCGGACCCGGGCCCCTGCCCGAGCGCGTCGAGATCCGGGCGCAGGCGGGCCAGGGCCTCAATGTGCGCCGGGCCGGTGAGAACCTGCGGGCCGGGGAGGCGGTCGCTCCAGCCGGGACGCTGCTGTCGGCCGCGACGCTCTCCGCCCTGGCCTCGACGGGGCTGTCCAGCGTGATGGTTCACCCGCGGGTGCGCGTCGCCGTGGTCTCCACCGGGGCCGAGCTGCGCGGCCCCGGGGAGGCCCTGGCCCCCGGGACGATCCCGGACTCCAACTCCCTGCTTCTGGCCGGGCTGGTGGCCGAGCACGGCGGGGCCTGCACCACCACGGCGCGCAGCGGCGACACCGCCCCACAGCTGGCCGACTGCCTGGACCGGGCCGCGCAGGGAGCCGATGTCATCATCACCTCCGGGGGCGTGTCCGCCGGGGCCTTCGACCCCCTGGTCATGCTGGCGGGCGAGCCCTCCGCGTCGGTGAGCCTGACCCTGGCCAAGGTCGCCATGCAGCCGGGCAAGCCCCAGGCCCACGGATGGGTGCGCGCTAAGGACGGCCGCCGGGTCCCCCTGATCTGCCTGCCGGGCAACCCGGTCAGCGTGCTGGTCTCCTTCGCCACGATCGTCGCCCCGGTGCTGGCCAGGCTGGGCGGCCACGACGCCGTCGGCCGCCCTGACCCGGCTGATCACGCCGACCGCACCGGTCGCTCAGGCTGGGCCCCGGGGTCGCGACTGCGGGCCCGAGCCGCGGCCGCCTGGCCCATGCCCTCCGGGCGGCGCCAGCATGTGCCCGTGCGCTTCGTGCCCGCCCCGCAGGGCGCTGAGGGCACTACGGGGCCGCCCCGGCAGGGGGCCGCCGCGCCGCTGGAGGCGGATCTGTGGGTGGCCCCCACGCACCGCCTGGACTCGGGCTCCCACCTGGTGGCCTCCCTGCCCGCCGCGCAGGCCCTGGCCGTGGTCGAGGCCGGCACCGCGGCCGTGTCCATCGGGGATGAGCTGGACCTGCTGGCCCTCTCCGCGCCCGCGCGCCCCCTGACCATCCCCTGA
- the mobA gene encoding molybdenum cofactor guanylyltransferase — MAPEPARSPAGSPSEPPAGGSGGPAGSGGAAGGFDVVVLAGGTARRLGGASKPNAMARGARLLDHVLSGLGSLDGLDGLGSPGGPARICVVAPTDVALPDGILRALEDPPLGGPVAGIAAGLERLARPAPAGQPAGGPAPLTAVMTCDAPESWRVLPALAELMAAPGGHEGAVVRHGDHVQYLLGLYRTGALARAVAPGGRPLRDTAVRRALGGLSVRVLAWPGAAAADLDTWEEIRAWDTLPNP; from the coding sequence ATGGCGCCTGAGCCTGCCCGCTCCCCGGCTGGCAGCCCGTCTGAGCCCCCGGCGGGCGGTTCTGGGGGACCTGCGGGGTCTGGAGGCGCCGCGGGGGGATTCGACGTCGTCGTCCTGGCCGGGGGGACGGCCCGCCGCCTGGGCGGGGCCTCCAAGCCCAACGCCATGGCCCGCGGCGCCCGCCTGCTCGATCACGTCCTCAGTGGCCTTGGCAGCCTCGACGGGCTCGACGGGCTCGGCTCGCCAGGAGGTCCGGCGCGGATCTGCGTGGTGGCACCCACGGACGTCGCTCTGCCCGATGGCATCCTGCGCGCCCTGGAGGACCCGCCCCTGGGCGGGCCGGTCGCGGGGATCGCCGCCGGCCTGGAGCGCCTGGCCCGCCCAGCGCCGGCAGGTCAGCCGGCAGGAGGGCCCGCGCCCCTGACCGCGGTGATGACCTGCGATGCCCCCGAGTCCTGGCGGGTCCTGCCCGCGCTGGCCGAGCTCATGGCCGCGCCCGGGGGCCATGAGGGCGCCGTCGTGCGCCACGGCGACCACGTGCAGTACCTGCTGGGGCTCTACCGCACCGGGGCGCTGGCCCGCGCCGTCGCCCCAGGCGGCAGGCCCCTGCGGGACACGGCGGTGCGCCGCGCGCTGGGGGGCCTGAGTGTGCGCGTCCTGGCCTGGCCGGGAGCCGCGGCGGCCGACCTGGACACCTGGGAGGAGATCCGCGCCTGGGACACCCTCCCTAACCCCTGA
- the moaA gene encoding GTP 3',8-cyclase MoaA, producing MTTAPPATVAPGPGRLTALPMPAPRWRAGQPPSGAQDGPVPQELVDRHGRTVRDLRLSITDRCNLRCTYCMPAQGLEWLPTPSLLTTSELARLGRLAVERLGVERIRITGGEPLLRRDLEEIVSALAALRTPAGRRPDIALTTNGLGLERRAQGLRRAGLARVNVSVDSLDPEDYAAITRRHRLNDVLAGIAGAQEAGLSPIKINAVAMPGAMARRAPELLRQCLRRGWQLRFIEHMPLGPRETWRPQDVVGAAQILQALREAGFELSEAGRPDRRPAALWRVAEGADHPAGSVGIIASVTAPFCGDCDRTRITADGRLMTCLFSSTETDLRTPMRQGADDDALIRIWAGATWLKPLAHGTDAPGAEDSGFARPGRTMSAIGG from the coding sequence ATGACCACTGCGCCTCCCGCCACTGTGGCCCCCGGCCCGGGCAGGCTCACCGCCCTGCCCATGCCGGCGCCGCGGTGGCGGGCCGGTCAGCCCCCGTCCGGCGCCCAGGACGGCCCCGTGCCCCAGGAGCTCGTGGACCGCCACGGCCGCACAGTGCGCGACCTGCGCCTGTCCATCACCGACCGCTGCAACCTGCGCTGCACCTACTGCATGCCCGCCCAGGGCCTGGAGTGGCTGCCCACCCCCTCCCTGCTGACCACCTCCGAGCTCGCCCGCCTGGGGCGCCTGGCCGTCGAGCGCCTGGGGGTCGAGCGCATCCGCATCACCGGCGGGGAGCCCCTGCTGCGACGCGACCTGGAGGAGATCGTGTCCGCCCTGGCCGCGCTGCGCACGCCCGCGGGGCGCAGGCCCGATATCGCCCTGACCACCAATGGCCTGGGCCTGGAGCGACGGGCGCAGGGCCTGCGCCGGGCGGGCCTGGCCAGGGTCAATGTCTCGGTGGACTCCCTGGACCCCGAGGACTACGCCGCCATCACCCGGCGCCACCGCCTTAACGACGTCCTGGCCGGCATCGCCGGGGCGCAGGAGGCGGGTCTGAGCCCCATCAAGATCAATGCGGTGGCGATGCCGGGCGCCATGGCCCGGCGCGCCCCGGAGCTGCTGCGCCAGTGCCTGCGCCGCGGCTGGCAGCTGCGCTTCATCGAGCACATGCCGCTGGGGCCGCGCGAGACCTGGAGGCCCCAGGACGTCGTCGGCGCCGCCCAGATCCTCCAGGCGCTGCGGGAGGCCGGATTCGAGCTGAGCGAGGCCGGCCGGCCCGACCGCCGCCCGGCCGCCCTGTGGCGGGTCGCCGAGGGCGCCGACCACCCGGCGGGCAGCGTGGGGATCATCGCCTCGGTGACCGCCCCCTTCTGCGGGGACTGCGACCGCACCCGCATCACCGCTGACGGCCGGCTCATGACCTGCCTGTTCTCCTCAACGGAGACCGACCTGCGCACCCCCATGCGCCAAGGGGCCGACGACGACGCCCTCATCCGCATCTGGGCCGGCGCCACTTGGCTCAAGCCGCTGGCGCACGGCACGGATGCGCCGGGGGCCGAGGACTCCGGCTTCGCCCGGCCGGGCCGGACCATGTCCGCCATCGGGGGCTGA
- a CDS encoding molybdenum cofactor biosynthesis protein MoaE: protein MSSTESQPVPASAASAGGPSGPARVLRAEVTHEPISAEELAQRVRDAGAGAVVTFAGVVRDHDQGRGVTGIGYSAHPSADRIVADIAQEAAGRQGVAALGLVHRVGDLVVGDTALAVAVSAAHRAEAFATCGHLVEEVKRRLPVWKRQSFTDGSSQWSNIA, encoded by the coding sequence GTGAGCAGCACCGAGTCCCAGCCGGTCCCGGCCAGTGCGGCCAGTGCGGGCGGCCCATCCGGGCCCGCCCGTGTCCTTCGCGCCGAGGTCACCCACGAGCCCATCAGCGCCGAGGAGCTCGCCCAGCGGGTCCGTGACGCCGGGGCCGGCGCCGTGGTGACCTTCGCCGGCGTGGTGCGCGACCACGACCAGGGGCGCGGCGTGACCGGGATCGGCTACAGCGCCCACCCCAGCGCGGATCGGATCGTGGCCGATATCGCCCAGGAGGCGGCCGGGCGCCAGGGCGTGGCGGCCCTGGGACTGGTCCACCGGGTGGGCGACCTCGTGGTGGGGGACACGGCCCTGGCCGTCGCCGTGTCCGCCGCCCACCGCGCCGAGGCCTTCGCGACCTGCGGCCATCTGGTCGAGGAGGTCAAGAGGCGCCTGCCGGTGTGGAAGCGTCAGAGCTTCACCGACGGCAGCTCCCAGTGGAGCAACATCGCCTGA
- a CDS encoding multicopper oxidase domain-containing protein → MSSSPHSAHSPETGPDQDDLDTRPTGIARQSADRSAQTGATGEPRDAGGGRENHGDHDNHGDHDNQDDVDTRPTGVPSPRGDKARQARTASAPRSAVTAGTAPALARPDRRGAGSDSDSTEGRSADRRGALLGILTAGAAVVAGSVMAGQAGVGGSGPSGSGEGRVAASGKTVEVEITVKGMRFIPDTVEVAPGDRLVITLSNTADQVHDLVLETGAQTGRVAAGARATLDAGVVSGPIEGWCSIAGHRAQGMVFHITTGSSAHSSHASHTGQAGQTGAQDAVADYEAELPKGFTAVDAALAPAPDASGGPVTHRHTLTVTEKVMEVGGGARQRRMTYNGQVPGPVLRGSVGDAFEITLVNDGTMSHSIDFHAGITPPDDAMRSIDPGQSLDYRFTARHSGIWLYHCSTAPMSLHLASGMHGAVIIDPPGLTAADKEFLIVASEVYLGPQEGEPNAEKISAKAPDLMTFNGVAFQYAQRPLTARVGERIRFWVMSAGPSLPTSFHIVGLQFDQVFVEGAWTLGGPQRIGEPWSGGSQALGLHPAQGGFVECVAQEPGNYVLVTHSFADMEKGAKGILRITA, encoded by the coding sequence ATGAGCAGCTCACCCCACTCAGCCCACAGCCCCGAGACCGGGCCCGACCAGGACGACCTGGACACCCGGCCCACGGGGATCGCCCGCCAGAGCGCGGACCGCAGTGCGCAGACCGGCGCCACCGGCGAGCCGCGGGACGCGGGCGGCGGCCGCGAGAACCACGGCGACCACGACAACCACGGCGACCATGACAACCAGGACGACGTGGACACCCGGCCCACGGGCGTGCCCAGTCCCCGCGGAGACAAGGCGCGCCAGGCCCGCACCGCCTCCGCGCCCCGCAGCGCGGTGACCGCCGGCACCGCGCCGGCCCTGGCGCGCCCCGATCGACGGGGCGCAGGCTCCGACTCCGACTCCACGGAAGGGCGCTCAGCCGACCGCCGCGGGGCCCTGCTGGGCATCCTGACCGCGGGGGCCGCCGTCGTCGCCGGCAGCGTCATGGCCGGCCAGGCGGGGGTGGGCGGGTCAGGCCCCAGCGGATCGGGGGAGGGCCGGGTCGCGGCCAGCGGCAAGACGGTGGAGGTGGAGATCACCGTCAAGGGCATGCGCTTCATCCCCGACACCGTGGAGGTGGCCCCCGGCGACCGGCTGGTCATCACCCTGTCCAACACCGCCGACCAGGTCCACGACCTGGTCCTGGAGACCGGGGCCCAGACCGGGCGCGTGGCCGCGGGAGCGCGCGCCACCTTGGACGCGGGCGTCGTCTCCGGGCCCATCGAGGGATGGTGCTCCATCGCCGGCCACCGCGCCCAGGGCATGGTCTTCCACATCACCACCGGCTCCTCGGCCCACTCCTCCCACGCCTCCCACACCGGCCAGGCGGGCCAGACCGGCGCCCAGGATGCCGTCGCCGACTACGAGGCCGAGCTGCCCAAGGGCTTCACCGCCGTCGACGCCGCACTGGCCCCCGCCCCGGACGCCTCGGGCGGGCCCGTGACCCACCGCCACACCCTGACCGTCACCGAGAAGGTCATGGAGGTCGGCGGCGGCGCCAGGCAGCGCCGCATGACCTACAACGGCCAGGTCCCCGGACCCGTGCTGCGCGGCAGCGTGGGGGACGCCTTCGAGATCACCCTGGTCAATGACGGCACCATGAGCCACTCCATCGACTTCCACGCGGGCATCACCCCGCCCGATGACGCCATGCGCTCCATCGACCCGGGGCAGAGCTTGGACTACCGCTTCACCGCCCGCCACTCGGGCATCTGGCTCTACCACTGCTCAACGGCCCCCATGAGCCTCCACCTGGCCTCCGGCATGCACGGCGCCGTCATCATCGACCCGCCCGGCCTGACCGCGGCGGACAAGGAGTTCCTCATCGTGGCCTCCGAGGTCTACCTGGGCCCTCAGGAGGGGGAGCCCAATGCGGAGAAGATCTCCGCCAAGGCCCCCGATCTCATGACTTTCAACGGGGTGGCCTTCCAGTACGCCCAGCGCCCCCTGACCGCCCGGGTGGGGGAGCGGATACGCTTCTGGGTGATGTCGGCCGGGCCCTCCCTGCCGACCTCCTTCCATATCGTGGGGCTGCAGTTCGACCAGGTCTTCGTCGAGGGTGCCTGGACCCTGGGGGGACCGCAGCGCATCGGGGAGCCCTGGTCCGGGGGCTCTCAGGCCCTGGGGCTGCATCCGGCGCAGGGAGGCTTCGTCGAGTGCGTCGCCCAGGAGCCGGGCAACTACGTGCTGGTCACCCACTCCTTCGCGGATATGGAGAAGGGCGCCAAGGGCATCCTGCGCATCACCGCCTGA
- the moaC gene encoding cyclic pyranopterin monophosphate synthase MoaC codes for MVDVTGKAPTVRQARAEAFVACSPAIVQALRAGSIPKGDVLAVARIAGIAAAKRVPDLLPLAHVIGVHGARLDLEVTDEGVRIEASVRTADRTGVEMEALTAATVAGLAIVDMVKGVDREVELRGARVVAKSGGRSGDWSRETGEAGGTGRASRADDGA; via the coding sequence ATGGTCGATGTCACCGGCAAGGCCCCCACGGTGCGCCAGGCCCGGGCCGAGGCCTTCGTGGCCTGCTCGCCGGCCATCGTCCAGGCGCTGCGCGCCGGCTCGATCCCCAAGGGCGATGTGCTGGCGGTGGCGCGCATCGCCGGGATCGCCGCGGCCAAGCGGGTTCCCGACCTGCTGCCCCTGGCCCATGTCATCGGCGTGCACGGGGCGCGCCTCGACCTGGAGGTCACCGATGAGGGGGTGCGCATCGAGGCGAGCGTGCGAACCGCCGACCGCACCGGGGTGGAGATGGAGGCCCTGACCGCGGCCACGGTGGCGGGCCTGGCGATCGTCGACATGGTCAAGGGCGTGGACCGCGAGGTCGAGCTGCGCGGCGCCCGGGTGGTGGCCAAGTCCGGCGGCCGCTCAGGCGACTGGAGCCGCGAGACCGGCGAGGCCGGCGGGACTGGCCGGGCCAGCAGGGCGGACGATGGCGCCTGA
- a CDS encoding MoaD/ThiS family protein yields the protein MPTVPTVPTVPTVPTAPTSSATGPTGAAPSISLTLRYFAAAADAAGGPEERIEVPAGTTMAGLREQLAGRDLEMARVIPVCSYLVNSLSTPADSLTPLAQGDAVDILPPFAGG from the coding sequence ATGCCCACAGTGCCCACAGTGCCCACAGTGCCCACAGTGCCCACGGCGCCCACTTCCTCAGCCACCGGGCCGACCGGCGCCGCGCCGTCGATCAGCCTGACCCTGCGCTACTTCGCGGCCGCCGCAGACGCCGCCGGAGGCCCCGAGGAGCGCATCGAGGTGCCCGCCGGCACCACCATGGCGGGTCTGCGCGAGCAGTTGGCGGGCCGGGACCTGGAGATGGCCCGGGTCATCCCGGTGTGCAGCTACCTGGTCAACTCCCTGTCCACGCCCGCCGACTCCCTGACCCCGCTGGCCCAGGGCGACGCCGTCGACATCCTTCCCCCCTTCGCCGGGGGATGA